The Pseudomonadota bacterium nucleotide sequence CCTCAAGGAATTCGATACAATGGAGAAGATGATGAAACAGCTCTCGCGCGGGAAGACGGGGGCAGCGCTACTCAAGGGCTTGACTTCCCGGGCATTTTCCTGATAAAGCGCGCCGACTATCCCTGCTTTTAACGAATTGCTTTATTTATATCTACGGAGGTTGTATGTCAGTGAAGATCAGGCTTGCGAGGCGCGGCAAGAGGCACGAGCCCTTCTACCACATCGTGGTCACCGACGAGCGCAATCCTCGCGACAGCTCGTTCATAGAGGTGCTGGGCACCTACGACCCGAAGAACAGGGAGAAGAGGGTTACG carries:
- the rpsP gene encoding 30S ribosomal protein S16 translates to MSVKIRLARRGKRHEPFYHIVVTDERNPRDSSFIEVLGTYDPKNREKRVTGKKDRIEYWMGKGAVPTETVSQLLRTLQ